A stretch of Pseudomonas sp. LRP2-20 DNA encodes these proteins:
- the uvrA gene encoding excinuclease ABC subunit UvrA → MSPRNPAPTGFIRVRGAREHNLKNIDVDIPRDALVVFTGVSGSGKSSLAFSTVYAEAQRRYFESVAPYARRLIDQVGVPDVDAIEGLPPAVALQQQRGTPSARSSVGSVTTLSSSIRMLYSRAGSYPAGQPMLYAEDFSPNTPQGACPQCHGLGRVYEVTEATMVPDPSLTIRERAVAAWPMAWQGQNLRDILVTLGYDVDIPWRDLPQEQRDWILYTEETPTVPVYAGLTPAQTRAALKRKLEPSYQGTFSGARRYVLHTFMHSQSAQMRKRVSQYMRPSPCPSCQGKRLKRAALDVTFAGRDIGELSRLPLQALAEVFRQVAAPGYLEQHDDNLPLEKRLAAQRIANELLERIDTLIDLGLGYLALERSTPTLSFGELQRLRLATQLNSQLFGVIYVLDEPSAGLHPADSEALFDALQRLKQAGNSVYVVEHDLDTMRRADWLVDVGPAAGEHGGQVLYSGPPAGLAQVEASRTAAYLFAEQQRNLRTPRQPHDWLALEGITRNNLDNLSARFPLGCFTSVTGISGSGKSSLVSQALLELVGAHLGHAEQQAEPEEQSLEDEPEQLSSGRVSAGLDSIKRLVQVDQKPIGRTPRSNLATYTGLFDHVRKLFAATEQAKASGFDAGRFSFNVAKGRCDNCEGEGFVSVELLFMPSVYAPCPTCHGARYNPQTLAVTWQGMNIAQVLQLTVEQALAVFAEQPAARRCLQVLQDIGLGYLRLGQPATELSGGEAQRIKLATELQRVARGATLYVLDEPTNGLHPQDIDRLLVQLNRLVEAGHSVVVVEHDMRVVAQSDWVIDIGPGAGDAGGRVVVSGTPQVVAGCADSRTAAFLARALKGMP, encoded by the coding sequence ATGTCGCCCCGCAACCCCGCCCCCACTGGCTTCATCCGCGTCCGTGGCGCCCGCGAGCACAACCTGAAGAACATCGACGTCGACATCCCCCGCGACGCGCTGGTGGTGTTCACCGGTGTGTCAGGCTCGGGCAAGTCCTCCCTGGCCTTCTCCACCGTCTACGCCGAGGCCCAGCGCCGCTATTTCGAGTCGGTCGCGCCCTATGCCCGGCGCCTGATCGACCAGGTCGGCGTGCCGGACGTCGATGCCATCGAAGGCCTGCCCCCGGCCGTGGCGCTGCAGCAGCAACGCGGCACGCCCAGCGCGCGCTCTTCGGTGGGCAGCGTCACCACCTTGTCCAGTTCGATCCGCATGCTCTACTCCCGCGCCGGCAGCTACCCGGCCGGGCAACCGATGCTGTACGCCGAGGACTTCTCGCCCAACACCCCGCAAGGTGCCTGCCCGCAGTGCCATGGGTTGGGGCGGGTCTATGAGGTGACCGAGGCGACCATGGTCCCCGACCCGTCGCTGACCATCCGTGAACGCGCCGTGGCGGCCTGGCCGATGGCCTGGCAGGGGCAGAACCTGCGCGACATCCTCGTGACCTTGGGCTATGACGTCGACATCCCGTGGCGTGACCTGCCCCAGGAACAGCGCGACTGGATCCTCTACACCGAAGAGACGCCCACCGTGCCGGTGTATGCCGGCCTGACCCCGGCGCAGACCCGCGCCGCGCTCAAGCGCAAACTGGAACCGAGTTACCAGGGCACTTTCAGCGGTGCCCGGCGCTACGTGCTGCATACCTTCATGCACTCGCAGAGCGCGCAGATGCGCAAGCGCGTGTCGCAGTACATGCGCCCCAGCCCGTGCCCGTCGTGCCAGGGCAAGCGGCTCAAGCGTGCAGCGCTGGACGTGACCTTTGCCGGGCGCGACATCGGCGAGCTGTCGCGGCTGCCATTACAGGCGCTGGCCGAGGTGTTCCGCCAGGTCGCGGCGCCAGGCTACCTGGAGCAGCACGATGACAACCTGCCCCTGGAAAAGCGCCTGGCCGCGCAACGCATCGCCAATGAACTGCTGGAGCGCATCGACACCCTGATCGACCTGGGCCTGGGCTACCTGGCGCTGGAACGCAGCACGCCGACGCTGTCGTTTGGCGAACTGCAACGGCTGCGCCTGGCCACCCAGCTCAATTCGCAGCTGTTCGGGGTGATCTACGTGCTCGACGAACCCTCGGCGGGCTTGCACCCGGCCGACAGCGAAGCGCTGTTCGATGCCTTGCAGCGGCTCAAGCAGGCCGGCAACTCGGTGTATGTGGTAGAGCACGACCTGGACACCATGCGCCGCGCCGACTGGCTGGTGGACGTCGGCCCCGCTGCCGGCGAGCATGGCGGGCAGGTTCTCTACAGCGGCCCGCCGGCCGGGCTTGCGCAGGTCGAGGCGTCGCGCACTGCCGCCTACCTGTTTGCCGAGCAGCAGCGCAACCTGCGCACGCCACGCCAGCCGCACGACTGGTTGGCGCTGGAAGGCATCACCCGCAACAACCTCGACAACCTCAGCGCGCGCTTTCCGCTGGGTTGCTTCACCTCGGTCACCGGTATTTCCGGTTCGGGCAAGTCGAGCCTGGTCAGCCAGGCCTTGCTGGAGCTGGTCGGTGCCCATCTCGGCCATGCCGAGCAACAGGCCGAACCTGAAGAGCAAAGCCTTGAGGACGAACCCGAACAGCTCAGCAGCGGGCGTGTCAGCGCGGGGCTCGACAGCATCAAGCGGCTGGTGCAGGTGGACCAGAAGCCGATCGGCCGTACGCCGCGTTCCAACCTCGCGACCTACACCGGCTTGTTCGACCATGTGCGCAAACTGTTCGCCGCCACCGAGCAGGCCAAGGCCAGCGGTTTCGATGCCGGGCGGTTCTCGTTCAACGTGGCCAAGGGCCGTTGCGACAACTGCGAGGGCGAAGGCTTCGTCAGCGTCGAACTGCTGTTCATGCCCAGCGTCTATGCGCCCTGCCCGACTTGCCATGGTGCCCGCTACAACCCGCAGACGCTGGCGGTGACCTGGCAGGGCATGAACATCGCCCAGGTGCTGCAGCTGACAGTCGAACAGGCGCTGGCGGTGTTCGCCGAGCAGCCGGCGGCGCGGCGTTGCCTGCAGGTATTGCAGGACATCGGCCTGGGCTACCTGCGCCTGGGCCAGCCGGCTACCGAGCTGTCCGGTGGCGAGGCGCAGCGGATCAAGCTGGCCACCGAGCTGCAGCGCGTGGCCCGTGGCGCAACCTTGTATGTGCTGGACGAGCCTACCAACGGGCTGCATCCACAGGACATCGACCGCTTGCTGGTGCAACTGAACCGGTTGGTCGAGGCTGGGCACAGTGTGGTGGTGGTCGAGCATGACATGCGCGTGGTGGCGCAGAGTGACTGGGTGATCGACATCGGGCCGGGGGCTGGAGACGCCGGCGGCCGGGTGGTGGTCAGTGGCACGCCGCAGGTAGTTGCTGGGTGTGCTGACAGCCGCACTGCCGCGTTTCTCGCCCGGGCGTTGAAGGGTATGCCTTGA
- a CDS encoding T6SS immunity protein Tli4 family protein translates to MNTQSNTFYFGRYSISAPTDGSGIWTSYKIVQKDLQFISKNGKRDINIKVDESIAEINKLHKAGYKEFDQKIPLEGGGVIVVSKSTNYDFDIYYLTSSNTLYRQTVESISIDAFDRAVGLAKDLNSMIHYRHPESNPPEGTFAVDAGYLTLPSNKYPEQVSIGLPISTIPGIHVIFDTQVIRKPEPGLIERYEQRTAGIVTPMLQKVLTNTKLLRKTKRTVAGLTFEELLLKTQTNDRNFYSFRIEYPGTPKSSREPYTILELSTLDEGETFNNDEVAMKFWDTLVNSIKRL, encoded by the coding sequence ATGAATACTCAATCAAATACTTTTTATTTTGGCCGCTACTCCATCTCGGCGCCTACAGATGGATCAGGCATATGGACGTCTTATAAAATAGTCCAGAAAGACTTGCAGTTCATAAGCAAAAATGGCAAGCGAGACATCAACATAAAAGTTGACGAGTCCATTGCCGAAATAAATAAGCTCCACAAAGCTGGATACAAAGAATTTGATCAGAAAATCCCGCTAGAAGGCGGCGGCGTTATTGTAGTATCCAAATCAACAAATTATGATTTTGATATATATTACTTAACCTCCAGCAATACGCTTTATCGCCAAACTGTGGAATCCATTTCAATAGACGCTTTCGATAGAGCCGTAGGACTTGCGAAAGACCTAAATTCGATGATTCATTACCGCCACCCAGAATCGAATCCTCCCGAAGGAACTTTCGCTGTTGATGCGGGCTATCTGACTCTTCCTTCCAATAAATATCCTGAGCAAGTTTCAATAGGCCTACCCATTTCCACAATACCAGGGATCCATGTCATTTTCGATACACAGGTAATACGAAAACCAGAACCTGGATTGATCGAACGTTACGAGCAGCGTACTGCAGGCATTGTAACCCCAATGCTCCAAAAAGTTCTTACGAACACCAAACTTTTGAGAAAAACAAAAAGAACAGTTGCAGGCCTAACATTTGAAGAACTTCTGCTGAAAACCCAGACTAACGACCGAAACTTTTATTCATTCCGCATAGAGTATCCAGGCACACCAAAATCGAGCAGGGAGCCCTATACAATTCTCGAACTAAGCACTCTGGATGAGGGCGAGACTTTCAACAATGACGAGGTTGCCATGAAGTTCTGGGACACCTTGGTAAACAGCATCAAACGACTATAA
- a CDS encoding T6SS immunity protein Tli4 family protein, giving the protein MLVKTSTEGKDVYAFRLEFPGSPNSSMEPYTVLELSTVDSGPGFEDDEEAIAFWDKLVASLSRI; this is encoded by the coding sequence TTGTTAGTCAAGACAAGCACTGAGGGAAAAGACGTGTATGCTTTCCGCCTAGAGTTCCCTGGAAGCCCTAACTCAAGCATGGAGCCATACACAGTTCTAGAATTAAGCACTGTGGATAGCGGCCCTGGATTTGAAGATGATGAGGAGGCCATAGCCTTTTGGGACAAGCTAGTTGCTAGCTTGAGTCGAATCTGA
- a CDS encoding T6SS immunity protein Tli4 family protein, whose amino-acid sequence MPSNNWNTHYFGRFQLSLPQGSEIAADYKIFDEKIELVSKNGKSQLPILTQQLIDDLDKGVARGTSSKYEKTIQLDNGSVLLLSRLSTLYTFNAYLLTSKNTLYHMMIKRVTPNGVPEAVENMRKLSNAIYFRHPDTEPPHGAFALEAGYSMLPNDQFFEEIYMGAQIKGHSGNYVSLLTKSIIEKEPSLLERFERKDYDPAVGELSNNGRLQTLRKNKRTVGGIDGEEVAVSAVIEGKTLYAFQFEYDGTLESNTRPYIAIELGTHKNGSNFKSNEEALVFWDELLQSFKPLPE is encoded by the coding sequence ATGCCCAGCAACAACTGGAATACGCACTACTTCGGCCGCTTCCAATTATCGCTTCCGCAAGGATCGGAAATCGCTGCTGACTACAAGATTTTTGATGAGAAAATTGAACTGGTAAGCAAAAACGGAAAATCTCAACTGCCTATCCTCACTCAGCAACTTATAGATGATCTAGATAAAGGAGTGGCTCGCGGAACAAGCAGCAAATACGAAAAAACAATTCAGCTCGACAACGGAAGTGTTCTTTTGCTTTCGCGCCTCAGCACTCTTTACACCTTTAATGCCTACTTGCTCACCAGTAAAAATACGCTGTATCACATGATGATAAAACGTGTTACACCTAACGGAGTACCTGAAGCAGTTGAGAACATGCGAAAGCTAAGCAATGCCATTTATTTCAGACACCCTGATACGGAGCCACCGCACGGTGCGTTCGCATTGGAAGCAGGTTATTCTATGCTTCCAAATGATCAGTTCTTCGAAGAAATATATATGGGCGCACAAATCAAGGGGCACTCAGGAAACTACGTAAGCCTTCTTACAAAGAGCATCATTGAGAAAGAGCCCAGCCTGCTCGAACGATTTGAGCGAAAGGACTATGATCCGGCAGTAGGAGAGCTGTCAAACAATGGCCGTTTACAAACCCTTCGCAAGAACAAACGTACTGTTGGTGGCATTGATGGGGAAGAAGTGGCAGTTAGCGCTGTCATAGAGGGTAAAACCTTATATGCTTTCCAATTCGAATACGATGGCACACTGGAGTCCAATACGCGCCCTTATATCGCAATTGAGTTAGGCACTCATAAAAATGGAAGCAACTTTAAGTCGAATGAGGAAGCGTTGGTATTTTGGGATGAATTATTACAGAGCTTCAAACCTCTTCCGGAGTGA
- a CDS encoding T6SS immunity protein Tli4 family protein, producing MQIKKFFALAILSLYTFAATPTYGEDINMSNAVWKKHYFGRLMLALPINVEIAADYKLFDAKLDLISKNARNQVPTLASQKIDEIRRGVARDTNGDYVKTIELDNGSKLVLSRMSSLYTFHIYLITSKNTAYYMVVPNITEKGMPGAVERMRMLSNAIHYRHPDEAPPSGGFALEAGYTTLQRNKFFESVYMGAQINDHPGTYVSLLTNTITEKESTLIERFEEKQYDTAIGELVSAGSIKTLRKRKRSIGTIDGEEVALSTNIEGKTYYAFQFEYEGTIDSTTEPYIALELGTHEAGSDFESDDEALAFWDQMLNGLTLLH from the coding sequence ATGCAAATCAAGAAATTCTTCGCCTTGGCGATCTTAAGTTTATACACGTTTGCAGCAACACCCACCTACGGCGAGGACATAAATATGAGCAACGCAGTTTGGAAAAAGCACTATTTCGGCCGATTGATGCTTGCCCTACCGATAAACGTAGAGATTGCGGCTGACTATAAATTATTCGACGCGAAACTTGATCTTATTAGTAAAAATGCGCGCAATCAGGTCCCTACCCTAGCAAGCCAAAAGATTGACGAAATCAGAAGAGGCGTCGCTAGAGACACCAATGGCGATTACGTGAAGACAATCGAATTGGACAACGGAAGCAAGCTTGTACTGTCGCGCATGTCTTCGCTCTACACTTTTCACATTTACTTAATTACTAGCAAAAATACCGCATACTACATGGTGGTCCCTAACATTACTGAAAAAGGTATGCCTGGCGCTGTAGAAAGAATGCGAATGTTGAGCAACGCCATTCATTACCGACACCCAGATGAAGCGCCGCCGAGCGGGGGGTTCGCTTTGGAGGCCGGATACACCACACTACAAAGAAACAAGTTTTTTGAGTCAGTTTATATGGGGGCGCAGATTAATGATCACCCAGGCACCTATGTAAGCTTATTAACGAACACCATAACTGAGAAGGAGAGCACACTCATCGAGCGATTTGAAGAAAAACAATACGACACCGCCATCGGCGAGCTAGTGAGCGCTGGCTCCATAAAGACTCTTCGAAAGCGTAAGCGGTCCATAGGAACTATTGACGGAGAAGAGGTTGCGCTATCCACTAATATAGAGGGAAAAACTTATTATGCATTTCAGTTCGAATATGAAGGGACCATTGACTCAACCACCGAGCCTTATATTGCCCTAGAACTGGGGACTCATGAAGCGGGAAGTGACTTTGAATCCGACGATGAAGCTTTAGCATTTTGGGATCAGATGCTGAACGGCCTAACTTTACTTCATTAA
- a CDS encoding T6SS immunity protein Tli4 family protein, which produces MPNEKKTFYFGRYSLAVPTDGGGTWSSYEVVKMKIEFISKNGKRDLPKNTAETIATITSKHNAGYDDAYDRTLPLDGGGAIVISKGYDYTFYIYYLTKENTLYRQKVEFIPLSAFDKAVARGKELNSLIHYRNPAERPPNNTFALEAGYMNLPIDKFDEKVSIGLPVSSTPGIHLTFDTQVIGKPEPGLLSRFEERSAGALPLLKNLLTRSSVIRKGKRNVAGLSFEELLIKTRAEGKNVYAFRLEFPGTPELSLEPYTVLELSTVDGGPGFESDEQAVKFWDEVVESLQRI; this is translated from the coding sequence ATGCCAAATGAGAAAAAAACCTTTTACTTCGGACGCTACTCTCTTGCGGTCCCTACTGACGGAGGCGGTACATGGTCCTCTTATGAAGTAGTGAAGATGAAAATCGAATTCATCAGCAAAAATGGCAAACGCGACCTTCCCAAAAACACCGCGGAAACAATTGCCACAATAACCAGCAAGCATAATGCTGGTTATGATGATGCATATGACCGCACACTTCCGCTTGACGGAGGTGGCGCAATTGTGATCTCAAAGGGTTACGATTATACTTTTTATATCTACTATCTAACCAAAGAAAATACTCTTTATCGCCAAAAAGTCGAATTCATACCACTCAGTGCCTTTGACAAAGCAGTCGCTAGAGGAAAAGAACTGAACAGCCTCATCCACTATCGGAATCCCGCTGAGCGCCCACCCAACAACACCTTTGCGTTAGAGGCCGGGTACATGAATTTGCCGATTGACAAATTTGATGAAAAAGTTTCAATTGGATTACCTGTATCGTCGACACCCGGAATTCACTTGACTTTCGATACGCAAGTTATTGGAAAGCCCGAGCCTGGACTTTTATCGAGGTTTGAAGAGAGGTCAGCAGGTGCTTTACCTCTTCTAAAAAACCTCCTAACCCGCTCTAGCGTCATCAGGAAAGGCAAAAGAAATGTTGCCGGGTTAAGTTTTGAAGAACTGTTGATAAAGACCAGGGCTGAAGGGAAAAACGTCTATGCATTCCGACTGGAATTTCCGGGCACACCTGAACTAAGCCTGGAGCCTTATACAGTTCTTGAACTTAGCACAGTCGATGGCGGCCCAGGATTTGAGAGCGACGAACAAGCCGTCAAGTTTTGGGATGAAGTAGTAGAGAGCTTACAGCGGATATAA
- a CDS encoding esterase/lipase family protein — MIDPLKLYTVVNSDGTRTASSTMSSSAHQQEKEIGVKANRVVPIVFIPGIMGTNLWNNRTKKIAWIAPNTDTILSSVAAIGSFLSSLFSSAKDRQNDLDGRPGMVTVYNDGPIGGSGLKEDISKDELKRRGWGGIMRSAYHPIMESIQNEMNSVLLDNNLQGWWRDHADHSPAEWGDWNDNPPLSKLPDEQGLKHVAEIRYEVWAGGYNWLQSNDDSATDIINFIENSVLPSYESAEKVIIVTHSMGGLVARAMVGRHNCEQIYGVIHGAMPATGAPAAYRRIRAGFEGEGAAGFVARQILGPTASETTAVLAFSRGGLELLPSKQYDNESPWLFARKTNAPSENLIALPKSGDPYNDIYLSKKWWGLVPEENEKLIDPNQFIETKSKGDWGGTPTKRQVFESNVRAVRGFHDSIKKAYHPYTYVHYSGEAKELELLTWRDITWQSDWIGWGDINEFKITKDDSTGTVELDAGYKFTFAPKYSPGDGTVPLCSSASSRDFPTTRAAFAHGNNSTLNPTACRQGIYNNSTGYEHQSSYNDTKGRSLFATLYSIARVSQHVKL; from the coding sequence ATGATTGACCCACTAAAACTTTATACAGTTGTAAACTCTGACGGCACTCGCACCGCGTCTTCAACGATGTCGAGCTCCGCACACCAACAAGAAAAAGAAATTGGCGTTAAAGCAAACAGGGTTGTACCGATAGTATTTATCCCAGGAATCATGGGAACGAACCTGTGGAACAATAGAACAAAAAAAATCGCATGGATTGCGCCTAATACCGATACCATTTTATCCAGTGTCGCCGCTATCGGCTCTTTTCTTTCATCCTTGTTCAGCTCCGCAAAAGATCGGCAAAACGATCTAGATGGCAGACCTGGCATGGTTACAGTATATAATGATGGACCAATAGGCGGGAGCGGGTTAAAAGAAGACATTAGCAAAGACGAGCTTAAACGGAGGGGATGGGGGGGCATTATGCGATCGGCTTACCATCCAATAATGGAATCCATACAAAACGAAATGAATTCCGTATTGCTTGACAACAACCTTCAAGGGTGGTGGCGCGACCATGCGGATCACTCTCCTGCCGAGTGGGGTGACTGGAACGATAACCCGCCCCTTTCTAAGCTCCCTGACGAACAAGGTCTCAAGCATGTAGCGGAGATCCGCTATGAAGTGTGGGCAGGAGGGTACAATTGGCTTCAGTCGAACGATGACTCAGCAACTGACATTATTAATTTTATCGAAAACTCCGTACTTCCCAGCTACGAGTCAGCAGAAAAAGTCATTATTGTCACGCACTCAATGGGGGGGCTCGTTGCTCGCGCAATGGTCGGCAGACACAACTGCGAGCAGATCTATGGCGTTATCCATGGTGCAATGCCTGCCACTGGAGCACCTGCGGCGTACCGTAGGATCAGAGCTGGTTTTGAAGGTGAAGGCGCAGCCGGATTTGTTGCTCGACAAATTTTGGGACCCACCGCATCTGAGACAACCGCTGTATTAGCATTCTCCCGAGGTGGTCTCGAGCTCTTGCCAAGCAAACAATACGATAACGAAAGCCCTTGGTTATTCGCGCGAAAAACAAATGCTCCTTCTGAAAATCTTATAGCTCTGCCCAAATCAGGAGACCCTTACAATGACATCTATTTATCCAAGAAATGGTGGGGGTTAGTGCCCGAGGAAAATGAAAAACTAATCGACCCTAATCAATTTATCGAAACCAAATCAAAAGGCGACTGGGGAGGCACCCCAACAAAAAGACAAGTCTTCGAAAGTAATGTACGTGCGGTCAGGGGGTTCCACGACTCGATCAAGAAAGCCTATCACCCATACACGTACGTTCATTATTCTGGCGAAGCAAAAGAACTTGAGCTTCTCACATGGAGAGATATCACTTGGCAATCTGATTGGATTGGCTGGGGAGATATTAATGAATTCAAAATAACTAAAGATGACAGCACGGGCACCGTTGAACTTGACGCAGGATACAAGTTCACCTTTGCACCAAAGTATTCCCCGGGCGATGGGACAGTCCCCCTCTGCTCGTCAGCGAGCTCTAGAGATTTCCCAACCACCCGAGCGGCTTTTGCACATGGCAATAATAGCACACTAAACCCAACGGCTTGCAGGCAGGGAATCTACAACAACTCCACTGGTTACGAGCATCAAAGCTCATATAATGACACTAAAGGCCGTAGCTTGTTCGCCACGCTCTACAGCATCGCAAGAGTATCCCAGCATGTCAAACTTTAG
- a CDS encoding type VI secretion system Vgr family protein, which yields MDLTFGTPLSQSGRLLQLTTPLGADALQALRAHGVERIGRTPRYTLDVLVQDTEYDPEKLIGQPVSLALLCDDGSQAQRHGLVESVRYLGSDGGLHDWQLVFAPWFSLLEYRSDCRIWQDKTLPTILESVFAQYEQAKGNYRLDLRREYAPLSYVTQFNETDANFVQRWCELEGIFWYVEHKADSHCIVFTDSNDTLPALAPQQLPFHTQSVTQKQDGITQWSTGSQLLSGKLNWRSVDYLAHSQPRESVMPALQAASAPAALERYEYQGQYNWQKQERGNWLSRVQIEQRESQARRVHGQGGVRQLEAGRWFELTQHPLYERKAAEARQFLLIEVQFFAESNLPMAQQRREAPGSLAPLFKTVRPAPDDGLLGSALSELSYGFFISHFEGQLHSAPYRSPFEHTKPTSPGPQTAVVVSPNGHELFTDSLNRVCVRFHWDRLSQDGELSSCWLRMLQPSSGPDWGSVHVPRAGEEVVVTFLDNDIDRPLIMGQVYGGHKPAWHSSGLMSGYKSKEIGGGGFNQWVMDDSTGQVRTQLHSSHGHTQLNLGYLIDQRGNNRGALRGTGFELRTDAYGALRAQQGLYLSTWKRSNAQGAQLDVSEAQQQLQNSEQRLKTLSDTAKQHNADALQAGLDSLTQLNADTDVTYGSDNSSPSQGPSEQQRNGGDTAWAIRSGGRGKTPGYQKPLLIASSPADIATATPQNTHLHSGKHLTVSTGEDVSIASGKSLLASVVQSISLFAQNAGAKLFAAKGKVELQAQNDEMLLTSLQNMKLSSTAAGIEIAAKDGILLTSGGGYIRIKGGNIEIHAPGTIDVKGAKKVFSGGTSLSHSFNEMPKTDFADPYVIKKLSTGEPAPGVKVEVTRADGSVMQYVSDAAGKIPVQQSQIAEFINIKVLDKT from the coding sequence ATGGACCTGACCTTCGGCACCCCGCTCTCGCAAAGCGGCCGCCTGCTGCAGCTGACCACCCCGTTGGGTGCCGATGCGCTGCAGGCCCTGCGCGCCCACGGCGTCGAGCGCATCGGCCGCACCCCGCGCTACACCCTCGACGTGCTGGTGCAGGACACCGAGTACGACCCGGAAAAACTCATCGGCCAGCCCGTCAGCCTCGCCCTGCTCTGCGACGACGGCAGCCAGGCCCAACGCCATGGCCTGGTCGAGAGCGTGCGTTATCTGGGCAGCGACGGCGGCCTGCATGACTGGCAACTGGTGTTCGCGCCCTGGTTCAGCCTGCTCGAATACCGCAGCGACTGCCGCATCTGGCAAGACAAAACCCTACCCACCATCCTCGAGTCCGTGTTCGCCCAGTACGAACAGGCCAAGGGCAACTACCGCCTCGACCTGCGCCGCGAATACGCGCCGCTGTCCTACGTCACCCAGTTCAACGAGACCGACGCCAACTTCGTGCAGCGCTGGTGCGAACTCGAAGGCATTTTCTGGTACGTCGAGCACAAGGCCGACAGCCACTGCATCGTCTTCACCGACAGCAACGACACCCTGCCCGCCCTCGCCCCGCAGCAACTGCCGTTCCACACCCAGAGCGTGACCCAGAAGCAGGACGGCATCACCCAGTGGAGCACCGGCTCGCAACTGCTCAGCGGCAAGCTCAACTGGCGCAGCGTCGATTACCTGGCCCACAGCCAGCCGCGTGAAAGCGTGATGCCGGCCTTGCAGGCCGCTTCGGCGCCGGCGGCGCTGGAGCGTTACGAGTACCAGGGCCAGTACAACTGGCAGAAACAGGAACGCGGCAATTGGCTCAGCCGCGTGCAGATCGAGCAGCGCGAATCCCAGGCCCGCCGCGTGCACGGTCAGGGTGGCGTGCGCCAACTCGAAGCCGGCCGCTGGTTCGAACTGACCCAGCACCCGCTGTACGAGCGCAAGGCCGCCGAGGCCCGGCAGTTCCTGCTGATCGAGGTGCAGTTCTTCGCCGAAAGCAACCTGCCCATGGCCCAGCAGCGCCGCGAAGCGCCTGGCAGCCTGGCTCCGCTGTTCAAGACCGTGCGCCCGGCGCCCGACGATGGTCTGCTCGGCTCGGCCCTGAGCGAGCTTTCTTATGGCTTCTTCATCAGCCACTTCGAAGGCCAGCTGCACAGCGCGCCGTACCGCAGCCCGTTCGAACACACCAAGCCCACCTCGCCCGGCCCGCAGACCGCCGTGGTGGTCTCGCCCAACGGCCATGAACTGTTCACCGACAGCCTCAACCGCGTCTGCGTGCGTTTCCACTGGGACCGCCTCAGCCAAGACGGCGAGCTGTCGTCGTGCTGGCTGCGCATGCTGCAACCAAGCAGCGGCCCGGACTGGGGCAGCGTGCACGTGCCACGCGCTGGTGAAGAAGTGGTGGTCACCTTCCTCGACAACGACATCGACCGCCCGCTGATCATGGGCCAGGTGTACGGCGGCCACAAACCGGCCTGGCATTCCAGCGGTTTGATGAGCGGCTACAAGAGCAAGGAAATCGGCGGCGGCGGCTTCAACCAGTGGGTGATGGACGACTCCACCGGCCAGGTGCGCACCCAGTTGCACAGCAGCCACGGCCACACCCAGCTCAACCTCGGCTACCTGATCGACCAGCGCGGCAACAACCGTGGCGCCCTGCGCGGCACCGGCTTCGAACTGCGCACCGACGCCTACGGCGCCCTGCGCGCCCAGCAGGGCCTGTACCTGAGCACCTGGAAGCGCAGCAACGCCCAGGGCGCCCAGCTCGACGTCAGCGAAGCCCAGCAGCAACTGCAAAACAGCGAGCAGCGTCTCAAGACCCTCTCCGACACCGCCAAGCAGCACAACGCCGACGCCCTGCAAGCTGGCCTCGACAGCCTGACCCAGCTCAACGCCGACACCGATGTCACCTACGGCAGCGACAACAGCAGCCCGAGCCAGGGCCCGAGCGAACAGCAACGCAACGGCGGCGACACCGCCTGGGCGATCCGCAGCGGCGGCCGCGGCAAAACCCCGGGGTACCAGAAGCCGCTGCTGATCGCCTCCTCCCCGGCCGACATCGCTACCGCCACCCCGCAGAACACCCACTTGCACAGTGGCAAGCACCTGACCGTGAGTACCGGTGAGGACGTCAGTATTGCCAGCGGCAAGTCGCTGCTGGCCAGTGTGGTGCAGAGCATCAGCCTGTTTGCGCAGAACGCCGGCGCCAAGCTGTTTGCTGCCAAGGGCAAGGTTGAATTGCAGGCGCAGAACGACGAGATGCTGCTGACCTCGCTGCAGAACATGAAACTCAGTTCGACGGCTGCCGGTATCGAGATCGCTGCCAAGGACGGGATTCTGCTGACCAGTGGTGGCGGTTACATCCGTATCAAGGGCGGCAACATCGAAATCCATGCGCCGGGCACGATTGATGTCAAAGGGGCGAAGAAAGTCTTCAGTGGCGGGACGAGCCTGTCGCACAGCTTCAATGAAATGCCCAAGACCGACTTTGCCGACCCGTATGTGATCAAGAAGCTGAGCACTGGGGAGCCTGCGCCGGGGGTGAAGGTAGAGGTGACCAGGGCGGATGGCAGCGTGATGCAGTATGTGTCGGATGCGGCAGGGAAGATTCCGGTGCAGCAGAGTCAGATTGCAGAATTCATTAACATTAAAGTGCTCGATAAAACCTAA